In the Mya arenaria isolate MELC-2E11 chromosome 11, ASM2691426v1 genome, one interval contains:
- the LOC128207651 gene encoding uncharacterized protein LOC128207651, with the protein MAGKIEVQSVHKPAVKRHDINKLDLAFAMDCTGSMGSYINSARENIRKIVEEIVASEKSDVRLALVNYRDHPPQDSTFVTQVHDFTGSPNTMKGWLSATSAAGGGDTPEAVADALHDVLKLSWREDATKICVCISDAPPHGLGGCGDGFPDGCPAGIDPINVVHQMAEKGITLYIAGCEPSITPYKNFFMAIAYNTGGQYVPLSRAQVLTQVIVGGAQEEMALERLMEEVNEEVNADIAAGRAIDETEMSRRVHSKMASKGIRSKQLQRNKADLVNAADVPEVSALSKLTNMADIKASFKPSTGSERLTFASRSFGGAPAPMSAPVAPMSAMMSSPEEGESYDVAEAPITIAQSHRMVKKSLARNMVNKK; encoded by the coding sequence ATGGCTGGTAAAATTGAAGTGCAGTCGGTTCATAAGCCTGCAGTGAAACGACATGACATTAATAAATTGGACCTGGCCTTTGCTATGGATTGTACCGGAAGTATGGGGTCCTACATTAACTCCGCTCGGGAAAACATTCGAAAGATCGTGGAGGAGATAGTGGCCAGTGAGAAAAGCGACGTGCGATTGGCTCTTGTCAACTACCGGGACCATCCCCCACAAGACAGCACGTTTGTCACACAGGTGCACGACTTTACCGGCTCACCTAACACGATGAAAGGCTGGCTGAGCGCGACTTCAGCAGCGGGAGGGGGAGATACACCGGAAGCTGTCGCCGACGCTCTGCACGATGTTCTGAAATTGAGTTGGAGGGAGGATGCTACAAAGATATGTGTGTGCATCTCCGACGCTCCTCCACACGGCTTGGGTGGTTGTGGTGATGGCTTCCCAGACGGATGCCCTGCCGGAATTGACCCTATAAACGTCGTCCACCAGATGGCAGAAAAGGGAATAACGTTATATATAGCCGGTTGCGAGCCAAGCATTACGCCGTACAAAAACTTTTTCATGGCGATCGCCTACAATACAGGTGGACAGTACGTGCCATTAAGCAGGGCTCAGGTTCTCACCCAGGTTATTGTAGGCGGTGCTCAGGAGGAAATGGCCCTTGAACGGCTTATGGAAGAAGTGAATGAGGAAGTTAACGCCGACATCGCGGCCGGACGAGCCATCGACGAAACAGAGATGTCGAGACGGGTACATTCTAAAATGGCCTCCAAAGGTATTCGTTCAAAGCAACTGCAGAGAAACAAGGCAGACTTAGTGAATGCAGCGGACGTTCCGGAAGTGAGTGCCCTATCCAAGCTGACCAATATGGCCGATATTAAAGCCTCCTTCAAGCCTTCGACTGGCAGTGAGCGCCTTACGTTCGCGAGTAGATCTTTTGGTGGTGCACCGGCCCCGATGTCGGCCCCTGTCGCCCCGATGTCGGCCATGATGTCATCTCCGGAGGAAGGCGAGAGTTACGATGTTGCAGAAGCACCAATAACTATCGCTCAGTCACATAGAATGGTGAAGAAAAGTCTGGCTAGAAACATGGTcaacaaaaagtaa